One Chloroflexota bacterium DNA window includes the following coding sequences:
- the moaA gene encoding GTP 3',8-cyclase MoaA: protein MTGLSDSFQRPIDYLRISVTDRCNLRCVYCMPTEGIDLLAHEDILSYEEIYRVATAAAELGINKVRITGGEPLVRIGLSSLVGMLAQIEAIDDIALTTNGILLARYADELKAAGLRRVNISLDTLKPDKFRLITRGGDLDDVLEGIEAANTAGLNPIKINAVVMAGSNDDELLDFARKTVDEGWHVRFIEHMPFNSEMASSSFVSVNEVRERLASLGELEPCTFKGNGPAKYYRLPQAKGTIGFITPISEHFCFHCNRLRLTADGRLRPCLLSEQEIDLRQPLRQGISAEELKKLIKRAVDSKPRKHRLAEGLVPKDRPFSQVGG, encoded by the coding sequence ATGACCGGACTTTCTGACTCGTTTCAGCGCCCCATAGACTATCTGCGCATCTCGGTCACCGACCGTTGCAACCTGCGCTGTGTCTACTGCATGCCCACTGAGGGCATCGACCTGCTGGCACACGAAGATATCCTGAGCTATGAGGAGATATACCGGGTTGCCACAGCCGCGGCCGAACTGGGTATCAATAAGGTGCGAATTACCGGCGGGGAACCGCTGGTACGCATCGGCCTCTCCAGCCTCGTCGGGATGCTGGCACAGATAGAAGCCATAGACGACATTGCCCTCACCACCAACGGCATTCTGCTGGCCCGGTACGCCGACGAGTTGAAGGCAGCCGGACTGCGCCGGGTGAACATCAGCCTGGATACACTCAAACCAGATAAGTTCAGACTTATCACCCGCGGCGGCGACCTTGATGACGTGCTGGAGGGCATAGAGGCCGCCAATACCGCCGGACTTAACCCGATTAAGATTAACGCGGTGGTTATGGCCGGGAGCAACGATGACGAGTTGCTCGACTTTGCCCGCAAAACGGTCGATGAGGGATGGCACGTCCGCTTCATCGAACACATGCCTTTCAACAGTGAAATGGCCAGTTCGTCTTTCGTTTCGGTCAACGAGGTACGGGAGCGTCTGGCTTCGCTTGGTGAGCTAGAGCCCTGCACGTTCAAAGGCAACGGGCCGGCGAAATACTATCGCCTGCCTCAGGCGAAGGGCACCATCGGCTTCATCACGCCGATAAGCGAGCATTTCTGCTTTCACTGCAACCGTCTCCGCCTCACCGCCGATGGCAGGCTCCGGCCCTGCTTGCTGAGCGAACAGGAAATTGACCTGCGCCAGCCGCTGCGCCAGGGGATATCCGCCGAAGAGCTGAAAAAATTGATAAAAAGAGCGGTGGACAGCAAGCCGCGGAAACACAGACTTGCGGAAGGGCTGGTGCCAAAAGATAGGCCTTTCTCCCAGGTGGGGGGTTAA
- a CDS encoding DegV family protein, translating into MKIKIVTDSTADLPPGLAEELGITVVPVYVKFGGEVYRDRVDISEDEFYQRLISDPAHPSTEPPTPRDFASVYEKLSQDADGIISIHISSKISATCNSAQRGKELVETECPIEVVDSKLVTMGLGMLVMAANSITKSGKDLPQVTEEVKRIIPGIRLLGLLDTLKYLARGGRIGKTRALLGSILAVKPMLTMKDGELESAGQVRKRADGIERLVDFVKKTTGIEDLSIVYSTTPDEAQTLAERMDSIFSKEKIRLVRLGPALGAHAGPGIIFVALRVKA; encoded by the coding sequence ATGAAAATCAAGATTGTTACCGACAGTACTGCTGACCTGCCACCTGGACTGGCAGAGGAGCTGGGTATTACCGTGGTGCCGGTCTACGTTAAATTTGGCGGTGAAGTTTACCGTGACCGGGTGGACATCAGTGAAGACGAATTTTACCAGAGGTTAATAAGTGACCCTGCTCATCCCAGCACCGAACCGCCAACACCGCGTGATTTTGCCAGTGTCTACGAGAAGCTGTCTCAAGACGCTGACGGGATTATTTCCATTCACATCTCCAGTAAAATCAGCGCCACCTGTAACTCAGCGCAACGGGGCAAAGAACTCGTAGAAACAGAGTGTCCAATTGAGGTTGTAGACTCTAAGTTGGTGACAATGGGCCTGGGAATGCTGGTTATGGCGGCTAACTCCATTACCAAGTCTGGAAAGGATTTACCGCAGGTGACGGAAGAGGTAAAACGGATTATTCCCGGTATCCGTTTGCTCGGTCTTCTTGATACGTTAAAATATCTGGCTCGAGGTGGCCGCATTGGTAAGACAAGGGCGCTTCTAGGCTCAATATTGGCAGTGAAGCCAATGTTAACGATGAAAGACGGAGAACTGGAGTCGGCCGGTCAGGTTCGCAAACGTGCTGATGGTATAGAACGATTGGTTGACTTTGTGAAAAAGACCACAGGTATTGAGGATTTGTCCATCGTGTATAGTACCACGCCTGATGAAGCGCAGACTCTAGCTGAGCGTATGGATTCTATATTCTCCAAAGAGAAGATTCGATTAGTTAGACTGGGACCTGCATTAGGGGCTCACGCTGGACCAGGTATTATATTCGTAGCCCTTAGAGTAAAAGCTTAA
- a CDS encoding corrinoid protein has translation MGEDKYLAALKESIISLDFDGVAKAAGEAMEAGIDPNKAINEGMVPGMAIVGDKFEKGEYFLSELVVAAEVMREGVKVVTPFIKGESASKLGKVVIATVEGDHHDLGKNIVTSLLRVQGFEVIDLGVDVATEKIITAIKEHQPSIVGMSALLTLTMPKMGEVIEALKASSMREKVKVILGGTPVTEEFAASIGADHKAVNALEGVKKCVEWVSSQERRN, from the coding sequence TTGGGTGAAGATAAGTATTTGGCAGCACTGAAGGAGAGCATCATCAGCCTTGATTTCGATGGGGTAGCCAAGGCAGCCGGAGAGGCCATGGAAGCCGGCATCGACCCGAATAAGGCCATTAATGAGGGCATGGTTCCGGGCATGGCAATTGTGGGCGACAAGTTTGAAAAGGGTGAATATTTCCTTTCCGAGCTCGTGGTGGCGGCGGAGGTGATGAGAGAAGGGGTAAAGGTGGTGACGCCGTTCATCAAAGGCGAGAGCGCCAGCAAACTGGGCAAGGTGGTAATCGCTACCGTGGAAGGAGACCACCATGACCTGGGCAAGAATATCGTCACCAGCCTCCTGCGGGTGCAGGGTTTCGAAGTGATTGACCTGGGCGTTGATGTCGCCACGGAAAAGATAATCACCGCCATAAAGGAGCACCAGCCGTCAATTGTGGGGATGTCGGCGCTGCTCACGCTCACCATGCCCAAAATGGGCGAGGTAATCGAGGCGCTGAAAGCGAGCAGCATGAGGGAAAAGGTCAAGGTTATTCTCGGTGGCACACCGGTAACGGAGGAGTTCGCTGCCAGCATCGGCGCTGACCACAAGGCGGTCAATGCCCTGGAAGGCGTTAAGAAGTGTGTGGAATGGGTCAGTTCTCAGGAGAGGAGGAACTAG
- a CDS encoding iron-containing alcohol dehydrogenase, translated as MNKVNIFRSPNKIIFGNGTVSQVGAEVEKMGSGKALIVTDAGVIKSGLTAGVEESLKTLKIDYGIFDRVEAEPPARVVDECAREVNENHYDIIIGVGGGSSLDVAKGASIVATNGGKVLDYVGREMVPRAGIPKILIPTTAGTGSEVTWVFVVTDEEDNDKKVIFSYYNLADVAIVDPLLTLSMPPKLTADTGADALTHAVETYVSRTSTPFGDVLALEAIRLIGENLPVAYAKAENVEARYNMSLGATVAGLAFGSGGVGAVHALAYVLDTEYHMSHGRTNAIMLPYVVDYNKTGDLNKYARIAQAMGEITDGLSDFQAAERLVIRLHRLLEDIGIPDKLGACGISADDLPRLVAGGMKQSRLFVPNPRDLTEADVEKIYRSAL; from the coding sequence ATGAATAAAGTGAACATCTTCCGTTCCCCTAATAAAATCATTTTCGGTAATGGGACCGTATCTCAGGTTGGCGCCGAGGTGGAAAAGATGGGTTCCGGAAAGGCGCTCATCGTTACCGATGCCGGGGTGATTAAGAGCGGTCTGACCGCCGGAGTTGAGGAATCGCTCAAAACATTGAAAATAGACTACGGGATATTTGACCGCGTGGAGGCCGAGCCGCCGGCCCGCGTGGTGGATGAATGTGCCAGGGAAGTCAATGAAAACCATTATGATATTATCATCGGGGTGGGTGGGGGCAGCTCGCTGGACGTTGCCAAGGGCGCTTCCATAGTGGCCACCAATGGCGGCAAGGTGCTTGATTATGTTGGCAGGGAGATGGTTCCCCGCGCCGGAATCCCTAAAATCTTAATACCCACCACGGCAGGCACCGGCAGCGAAGTCACCTGGGTGTTTGTGGTAACCGACGAGGAAGATAATGATAAGAAAGTCATTTTCAGCTATTATAATCTGGCCGATGTAGCTATTGTTGACCCGCTGCTCACCTTATCCATGCCACCGAAGTTGACGGCAGATACTGGCGCGGACGCACTGACCCATGCTGTGGAGACATATGTTTCCCGCACTTCAACTCCCTTCGGCGATGTTCTGGCCCTGGAGGCTATCCGCTTGATTGGCGAGAACTTGCCGGTAGCTTACGCCAAGGCGGAGAATGTGGAAGCCAGATATAACATGTCGCTGGGGGCAACGGTGGCCGGGCTGGCATTCGGCAGCGGTGGGGTGGGGGCGGTTCACGCGCTGGCCTATGTGCTGGATACCGAGTATCATATGTCGCACGGCCGGACCAATGCCATCATGCTGCCCTACGTGGTCGATTACAATAAAACGGGCGATTTGAACAAATATGCCCGCATTGCACAGGCGATGGGAGAAATAACCGATGGCCTGTCCGATTTCCAGGCGGCAGAACGCCTCGTTATCAGGCTGCATCGGTTGCTTGAAGATATCGGCATACCCGACAAATTGGGCGCCTGCGGCATCTCGGCTGATGACCTCCCCAGGCTCGTGGCCGGCGGCATGAAGCAGAGTCGCCTTTTTGTCCCCAATCCGCGCGACCTGACCGAAGCGGACGTGGAAAAGATATACCGCAGTGCGCTTTGA
- the moaC gene encoding cyclic pyranopterin monophosphate synthase MoaC yields the protein MKKLTHMDESGRPKMVDITEKPDTHRQAVARGLVRMQPDTLELIKKGRMAKGDVLAVAQLAGIMAAKQTPDLIPLCHPLLIGDVGIEFNIDEKESTVEITATVESTGKTGVEMEALTATAVAALTIYDMCKAVDRGMRIENIRLVRKSGGKSGTITLE from the coding sequence ATGAAAAAACTGACCCATATGGACGAATCAGGTCGTCCCAAAATGGTTGATATCACGGAAAAGCCAGACACCCACCGACAGGCGGTCGCCAGGGGCCTGGTGAGGATGCAGCCGGACACCCTTGAACTGATTAAAAAGGGGCGGATGGCAAAAGGAGACGTGCTTGCCGTAGCCCAGCTCGCCGGGATAATGGCCGCCAAACAGACGCCAGACCTGATACCGCTCTGCCATCCCCTCCTTATCGGCGATGTCGGAATCGAGTTCAATATCGATGAGAAGGAAAGCACTGTGGAAATCACGGCTACCGTAGAGAGTACCGGAAAAACCGGCGTCGAGATGGAAGCACTCACCGCCACCGCTGTCGCCGCCCTCACCATCTACGATATGTGTAAAGCGGTTGACCGGGGCATGAGGATAGAAAATATCCGCCTGGTGAGGAAAAGCGGCGGGAAAAGCGGCACCATAACCCTTGAATAG
- the dnaN gene encoding DNA polymerase III subunit beta gives MKLSCLQENLNRGLNIVGRAVAARTTLPITNNILLTTDQSRLKLAATNLEMAITCWIGAKIEEEGAITVPARLLTEFISSLPNDKIDISLSPRTKTLELKCARFEARISGVDAKDFPPIPKVEEGVTTKAEVEAFQQGINQVVFAAATEESRPVLTGVDAQFKDDVLTLAAADGFRLAVFHLPLAAPVEEPAEVIVPARTLAELNRLMADQEEPVEITVNPNKSQALFRLKDIELVSQLVQGTFPNYTQLIPQSSNTRMVVSVDEFLRATKTASIFARDGSGIVRLVITPGAAKTPGKLTVSARSEEIGDDVGEIDATVEGEESKIAFNGKYLTEVLSVLHETQVALETTNPSSPGVIRPIGVDNYLHVVMPMFVQW, from the coding sequence ATGAAGTTATCATGTCTGCAGGAGAACCTTAACCGGGGACTCAACATAGTAGGGAGAGCGGTTGCCGCCCGGACCACTCTGCCCATTACCAATAATATCCTTCTCACCACCGACCAATCTCGCCTCAAGCTCGCTGCCACCAACCTGGAAATGGCCATCACCTGCTGGATTGGTGCCAAGATAGAAGAAGAAGGTGCCATCACCGTTCCCGCCCGACTGCTCACCGAGTTCATCAGTTCCCTGCCCAACGATAAGATAGACATCAGCCTTTCGCCCCGCACCAAGACCCTGGAACTGAAATGTGCCCGCTTTGAGGCGCGCATATCCGGGGTCGATGCCAAGGACTTCCCGCCAATACCCAAGGTTGAGGAGGGAGTCACCACCAAGGCAGAGGTTGAGGCTTTCCAGCAGGGCATCAATCAGGTCGTCTTCGCCGCTGCTACAGAGGAGTCGCGACCGGTGCTCACCGGCGTTGATGCCCAGTTCAAGGATGATGTGCTTACCCTGGCGGCGGCTGATGGTTTCAGGCTGGCCGTCTTCCACCTGCCGCTCGCTGCGCCGGTAGAAGAGCCGGCCGAGGTCATTGTCCCCGCCCGCACACTCGCTGAGTTGAACCGCCTGATGGCCGACCAGGAGGAACCGGTTGAAATAACGGTAAATCCCAACAAGAGTCAGGCTTTGTTTCGTCTGAAAGATATTGAGCTGGTATCACAGCTCGTCCAGGGGACATTCCCCAATTACACACAGCTCATCCCTCAGAGCTCCAATACGCGTATGGTAGTCAGCGTCGACGAATTCCTGAGAGCAACGAAGACGGCTTCAATCTTCGCCCGCGATGGCAGCGGCATTGTTCGCCTTGTCATCACCCCGGGCGCCGCCAAAACGCCGGGCAAACTGACCGTTTCCGCACGCTCCGAAGAGATAGGTGATGACGTTGGGGAAATCGATGCCACAGTTGAAGGTGAGGAGTCCAAGATTGCTTTTAACGGGAAATACCTCACCGAAGTCCTCAGCGTCCTTCACGAGACGCAGGTAGCTCTGGAAACAACCAACCCCTCAAGCCCCGGGGTCATCCGCCCCATAGGCGTGGACAACTATCTCCACGTTGTCATGCCGATGTTTGTCCAGTGGTGA
- a CDS encoding XTP/dITP diphosphatase, whose product MRPKLLLGTNNRAKVREYRSLLPNIDYEIVTMVEQGISVEVEEVGESMEENACLKATVIAEKSRLLTLADDSGLEVDALGGEPGRLSARYAGENATDTERVEYLLKRMNGIPWEDRAARFRCVIALATPDGRVELCAGECPGFITFEPRGEHGFGYDPIFYLPELDKTMAELSLAQKNKISHRGQAAKKAAQALRNMVS is encoded by the coding sequence TTGCGTCCCAAGCTTCTCCTCGGAACCAATAACCGGGCCAAGGTGCGCGAGTATCGGAGCCTGCTTCCCAACATTGATTACGAAATAGTGACCATGGTCGAACAGGGTATCTCAGTTGAGGTTGAGGAAGTAGGCGAAAGTATGGAGGAAAATGCCTGCTTGAAGGCGACGGTCATCGCGGAAAAGAGCCGGTTGCTTACTCTGGCCGATGATTCAGGACTGGAAGTGGATGCGCTGGGTGGGGAACCGGGGAGGCTTTCCGCCCGTTACGCCGGCGAAAACGCAACCGATACGGAGCGTGTTGAATACCTTTTAAAGCGAATGAATGGCATACCCTGGGAGGACAGGGCCGCCCGTTTTCGCTGCGTGATTGCCCTGGCAACGCCTGATGGGAGAGTGGAGCTATGCGCCGGCGAATGCCCCGGCTTCATTACATTTGAACCTCGCGGTGAGCACGGTTTCGGCTACGACCCCATTTTCTATCTGCCCGAGCTGGATAAAACCATGGCTGAACTCTCCCTCGCGCAAAAAAATAAAATCAGCCACCGCGGTCAGGCTGCAAAGAAGGCAGCACAGGCCCTGCGAAATATGGTATCTTAA
- the xth gene encoding exodeoxyribonuclease III yields the protein MKKFKILCWNVNGVRAAQRHSFIEWLDKESPNILCLQETKATPDQLDAGLREPGNYQVYWNYPERKGYGGVATFTKGKPTGIQTSIGVAEFDVEGRVIISEYPEFTLFNVYFPNGKKDAIRLKYKMDFYDAFFDFVEPMRQRGDRLIICGDFNTAHKEIDIARPKENEKISGFLPMERAWLDKLVAHGYVDTFRHFHPEPDQYTWWDYKTKARERNVGWRLDYFFVTENLLPFINEAFTLPEVMGSDHCPIGLILGIP from the coding sequence GTGAAAAAGTTCAAAATTCTCTGCTGGAACGTGAACGGCGTCAGGGCAGCGCAGAGGCACAGTTTCATCGAATGGCTGGATAAAGAGTCGCCGAATATCCTCTGTCTTCAGGAAACCAAGGCCACACCGGACCAGCTTGATGCTGGCCTGCGCGAACCCGGAAACTACCAGGTTTACTGGAACTACCCGGAACGGAAGGGCTATGGCGGCGTGGCCACCTTTACCAAAGGGAAGCCAACAGGTATTCAAACCAGCATCGGCGTTGCCGAATTTGACGTTGAGGGCAGGGTCATCATCAGCGAGTACCCTGAATTTACGCTGTTCAATGTGTATTTCCCCAATGGCAAGAAGGATGCCATACGGCTTAAATACAAGATGGACTTCTACGACGCCTTCTTCGACTTCGTTGAGCCCATGCGGCAAAGGGGCGACCGACTTATTATCTGCGGCGATTTCAACACGGCGCACAAAGAGATTGACATCGCCCGGCCCAAGGAAAACGAGAAAATTTCCGGATTTCTGCCCATGGAGCGGGCCTGGCTGGATAAGCTGGTCGCTCATGGCTATGTAGATACGTTTCGCCATTTCCACCCGGAGCCGGACCAGTATACCTGGTGGGACTACAAAACAAAAGCTAGGGAAAGGAATGTCGGCTGGCGGCTGGACTACTTTTTCGTCACTGAAAACCTGCTGCCCTTTATCAACGAGGCGTTCACCCTGCCCGAGGTTATGGGCTCCGACCACTGTCCCATCGGCCTCATACTGGGTATACCGTAG
- a CDS encoding glycerol-3-phosphate acyltransferase, with the protein MPWLFILLGYLLGAIPTAYLAGHMVKHVDIRQVGDQNMGAANAYRHLGPKTGIIVGLVGFTHFIRTRRQIPHRV; encoded by the coding sequence ATGCCCTGGTTATTTATACTGCTGGGTTATCTCCTCGGCGCCATCCCCACCGCCTACCTTGCCGGACATATGGTCAAGCACGTTGACATCCGTCAGGTGGGCGACCAGAATATGGGCGCCGCCAATGCCTACCGTCACCTGGGCCCCAAGACGGGAATTATCGTCGGGCTGGTCGGCTTCACGCACTTCATCAGGACAAGACGACAGATACCGCACCGCGTATAA
- a CDS encoding GYD domain-containing protein produces MAVYVMLSTLTDEGRKTLKSNPKRLQEVNKEVESMGVKILAQYALLGPYDFINILEAPDNKAISRIAIELGSRGTLQTMTMAAMSVEDLTG; encoded by the coding sequence ATGGCTGTTTATGTGATGCTAAGTACATTAACCGACGAGGGGAGAAAAACGCTCAAGTCAAATCCGAAGAGACTCCAGGAAGTAAACAAGGAAGTTGAATCCATGGGCGTCAAGATACTGGCCCAATACGCCCTTCTGGGACCGTACGATTTCATCAATATCCTTGAAGCCCCGGACAACAAGGCCATATCCAGAATAGCCATTGAACTCGGCTCAAGGGGCACACTTCAGACAATGACTATGGCCGCTATGTCGGTCGAGGACCTCACCGGGTAA
- a CDS encoding nitroreductase family protein yields MTLFDLIKQRKSVRRFLEKPVEREKIMMCLEAARAAPSACNSQPWKFIVVDEPELKKRLCERAFRGMYFINAFCKQAPVIVVIVSEKGRFLARIGGMFRGTRYYLIDIGIAGEHFVLQAEELGLGTCWIGWFKESAVKQVLGIPKGKKIDILIAVGYYDRKKVKSTHDREPLEKIASFNSY; encoded by the coding sequence ATGACACTTTTTGACCTGATAAAACAGCGGAAAAGCGTTCGCCGTTTCCTGGAAAAACCCGTGGAACGGGAAAAAATCATGATGTGCCTGGAAGCGGCACGGGCAGCTCCCTCCGCCTGCAATTCGCAGCCATGGAAGTTCATCGTCGTTGACGAGCCAGAACTGAAAAAAAGGCTGTGTGAAAGAGCTTTCCGCGGCATGTATTTCATCAACGCCTTCTGTAAACAGGCGCCGGTTATCGTTGTCATTGTCTCGGAGAAAGGCAGGTTCCTGGCCCGCATCGGCGGCATGTTCCGGGGGACAAGGTACTATCTCATTGACATCGGCATCGCCGGCGAGCATTTTGTCCTGCAGGCGGAAGAGCTGGGACTCGGTACCTGCTGGATAGGCTGGTTCAAAGAATCAGCGGTGAAGCAGGTGCTCGGTATTCCGAAAGGGAAAAAGATAGACATCCTGATTGCTGTGGGCTACTACGATAGAAAAAAGGTGAAGTCTACGCACGACCGGGAGCCGCTGGAGAAAATCGCTTCTTTCAATTCTTATTGA
- the cobO gene encoding cob(I)yrinic acid a,c-diamide adenosyltransferase, producing the protein MVKKERKGLVQVFTGNGKGKTSAALGSILRATGHGLKVFIVFFMKGKYPYGEFSSLPKLPNVEVASFGLRCLIDRNNINPEEIKQAELALQTAREAMLSGKYDMVVLDEVNVAVYFKLIPLDDVIKLIEEKPPEVELILTGRYAEGAVIERADLVTEMIKVKHPYDRGVKARKGIEY; encoded by the coding sequence TTGGTCAAGAAAGAAAGAAAGGGTTTAGTCCAGGTCTTCACCGGCAACGGCAAAGGCAAGACTTCCGCCGCACTTGGCTCAATACTTCGAGCCACCGGCCACGGTCTCAAGGTCTTCATTGTCTTTTTCATGAAGGGGAAATACCCCTACGGCGAGTTCAGTTCCCTGCCCAAACTGCCGAACGTAGAGGTGGCCAGCTTTGGCCTCAGGTGCCTTATTGACCGCAACAATATTAACCCTGAGGAAATAAAACAGGCGGAGCTGGCCTTGCAGACGGCCCGCGAGGCGATGCTGAGCGGGAAATACGACATGGTGGTTCTCGATGAGGTCAATGTTGCCGTTTACTTCAAGCTCATACCGCTTGACGACGTAATCAAACTCATTGAGGAAAAACCGCCGGAAGTGGAGCTCATTTTAACCGGCCGCTATGCCGAAGGCGCAGTTATCGAGCGCGCCGACCTCGTTACCGAGATGATAAAAGTAAAACATCCGTACGACCGGGGAGTGAAAGCGCGGAAGGGCATTGAATATTAA